A portion of the Deltaproteobacteria bacterium genome contains these proteins:
- a CDS encoding GHMP kinase encodes MLIVRTPVRVSFAGGGTDLPAYYSQHEGMVISTTINKYFYTILTERDDDNVQVISADLQTLTNVARLDELPAGQSELDIPLQVLRELRPPRGLNLFLASEVPPGTGLGSSASVCVNVIKALSTLLGQSLSRTELAERAFHIASERLGKPVGKQDEYAAAFGGLNRFRFTRAGVRIEPVPVDRETLRAFEARLLLFFTGSARNSEAILREMDEAMRTVGSNGMGTPDGLRQVADEFHDCLVRGELEHCGRLLHEDWEIKKRWSPRVSSPRIDELYALARANGATGGKITGAGGGGFLLLDCPEVWQTGLRTALAAAGAREMSFAFDDQGAKVVYNDPFFDASGRGGSLWRFVRLCATDTLGEP; translated from the coding sequence ATGCTGATCGTGCGAACTCCCGTGCGCGTGAGCTTCGCCGGTGGAGGTACCGACCTGCCCGCGTACTATTCGCAACACGAAGGGATGGTGATCAGCACCACCATCAACAAATATTTCTACACGATCTTGACCGAGCGCGACGATGACAACGTGCAGGTGATTTCGGCCGACTTGCAAACGCTGACTAACGTGGCGCGACTCGACGAGTTACCGGCGGGACAGAGCGAGTTGGACATTCCGCTGCAAGTGCTGCGCGAGTTGCGGCCGCCGCGCGGGTTGAATTTGTTTTTGGCGTCGGAGGTGCCCCCCGGGACGGGCTTGGGCTCGTCGGCGTCGGTGTGCGTCAACGTCATCAAAGCGCTGAGCACGCTGCTGGGGCAGTCGCTGAGTCGCACCGAGTTGGCCGAGCGTGCCTTTCACATCGCCAGCGAGCGCTTGGGCAAGCCGGTGGGCAAGCAAGATGAGTACGCCGCCGCCTTCGGTGGACTCAACCGCTTCCGCTTCACGCGTGCCGGCGTGCGCATCGAGCCGGTGCCGGTTGATCGCGAGACCCTGCGCGCGTTCGAGGCGCGCTTGCTGCTGTTTTTCACCGGCAGCGCGCGCAACTCCGAGGCGATCTTGCGCGAGATGGACGAGGCCATGCGCACGGTGGGAAGCAACGGGATGGGGACGCCGGACGGCCTGCGCCAGGTGGCCGACGAGTTTCACGACTGCCTCGTGCGTGGCGAGTTGGAACACTGCGGGCGCTTGCTGCACGAAGACTGGGAGATCAAGAAGCGGTGGTCGCCGCGGGTCAGCTCGCCGCGGATCGATGAACTCTACGCGCTGGCGCGCGCCAACGGTGCCACCGGGGGGAAAATCACCGGCGCGGGCGGCGGCGGGTTTCTGCTCCTCGATTGTCCCGAGGTGTGGCAGACCGGCCTGCGCACCGCCTTGGCGGCGGCCGGGGCGCGGGAGATGTCTTTCGCGTTTGACGACCAGGGGGCGAAAGTGGTCTACAACGACCCGTTCTTCGATGCGAGCGGACGGGGTGGAAGCTTGTGGCGTTTTGTGAGATTGTGCGCTACCGACACGCTGGGGGAGCCGTAG
- a CDS encoding sugar transferase, with protein MNGRTREWRQTLFVGALVAGDVLSIFICFATAYWLRYRAPGIGDIGAGPGLLAYAQAVLLVSGTWVAIFAYFGLYELRRGWRVSDLLFTGFAAVTLGMVFFLALSYLLKWFFYSRLLLLYLWLVNIIAMVVVRVGMKRALMWAYRRGIGVRRMVVVGDTEAAASLVKTATLHPELGYRVVGALQQESSGDGARASADHWGLRDTLAVLAREQVRDIVLTVPVGQNEELREFITACQTAGIEVRLVPDLYELYSSSMHLDGIEGIPLLAFRRASMRGWERAAKRALDVSVAALLLVATCSLWSAVALMLRRRTGQAALERHARVGRMGRPFTLLRFAVPASAPTWLARYSVSELPQLLNVLRGEMSLVGPRPEEPERAERYSAWHRRRLLVPPGITGLAQVNGLRGFDSTDEKTRFDLQYIERQSLLFDLKLLLQTVWTLAQRGRQRVDPPPESTTHTSTAPTTALPGDPRRLPC; from the coding sequence ATGAACGGTCGCACGCGTGAGTGGCGGCAGACGCTGTTCGTCGGTGCACTGGTTGCGGGTGACGTGCTCAGCATCTTCATCTGCTTCGCCACCGCCTACTGGCTGCGCTACCGCGCCCCTGGCATTGGCGACATCGGCGCCGGTCCCGGGTTGCTCGCCTATGCTCAGGCGGTGTTGCTGGTGAGTGGCACGTGGGTCGCCATCTTCGCGTACTTCGGGCTCTACGAACTGCGCCGCGGCTGGCGCGTCAGCGATCTGCTGTTCACCGGTTTCGCCGCGGTCACCCTCGGCATGGTGTTCTTCCTGGCGCTGTCGTACTTGCTCAAGTGGTTCTTCTACTCGCGCTTGCTGCTGCTCTACCTGTGGCTGGTGAACATCATCGCCATGGTGGTGGTGCGCGTCGGGATGAAGCGCGCGTTGATGTGGGCGTATCGGCGGGGCATCGGCGTGCGTCGGATGGTGGTGGTGGGCGACACCGAAGCAGCGGCGAGTCTGGTGAAGACCGCCACGCTGCATCCGGAGTTGGGTTATCGCGTGGTCGGGGCGCTGCAACAGGAGTCGAGCGGCGATGGCGCGCGCGCGAGCGCGGATCATTGGGGGTTGCGTGACACGCTGGCCGTGCTCGCACGCGAGCAGGTGCGCGATATCGTGCTTACCGTGCCGGTCGGGCAGAACGAAGAGCTGCGCGAGTTCATCACCGCCTGTCAGACGGCCGGCATCGAGGTGCGCTTGGTGCCCGATCTGTACGAGCTGTACTCCAGCAGCATGCACCTCGATGGCATCGAAGGCATTCCGCTGCTGGCGTTTCGCCGCGCCTCGATGCGGGGATGGGAACGGGCGGCCAAGCGCGCGTTGGATGTGAGTGTGGCGGCGCTGCTGCTGGTGGCGACGTGTTCGCTGTGGTCGGCGGTCGCGCTGATGTTGCGTCGACGGACGGGTCAAGCGGCGCTGGAGCGTCACGCGCGGGTGGGGCGGATGGGACGGCCGTTTACGTTGCTGCGCTTCGCCGTGCCGGCGAGCGCGCCGACCTGGTTGGCGCGCTACAGCGTGAGCGAGCTACCGCAACTGTTGAATGTTTTACGTGGCGAGATGAGTCTCGTCGGCCCGCGGCCGGAAGAGCCCGAGCGCGCCGAGCGCTACAGCGCGTGGCATCGGCGGCGTTTGCTGGTGCCGCCCGGCATCACCGGCCTGGCGCAGGTCAACGGCTTGCGTGGCTTCGACTCGACCGACGAGAAGACGCGCTTCGATCTGCAATACATCGAGCGGCAATCGCTGCTGTTCGATCTCAAGCTACTGCTGCAGACCGTCTGGACGCTGGCGCAGCGCGGTCGCCAGCGCGTTGATCCACCGCCGGAGTCCACCACGCATACGTCGACCGCACCGACGACGGCGTTGCCGGGCGATCCGCGCCGACTGCCATGCTGA
- a CDS encoding NAD-dependent epimerase/dehydratase family protein: MRALVTGGAGFIGSHISDRLLAEGYAVRVLDNLQPRVHPLGKPRHVSREVEFVEGDVRDKPTLRAALRGVDVVFHEAAYQDYMPDFSTFFSTNAVSTALILEILVEERWPLRKLIVASSQAVYGEGQYRCARHGDFQPLGREAERLAAGQWDVVCAQCGLPAEALWLDERDHNPCNAYAVSKLAEELTALRLGQLHDIPAVALRYSITQGPRQSLFNGYSGICRIFSARAFNGQPPVIFEDGAQRRDYVHIADVVDANWLVLNDARADYQAFNVGSGRATTVREYAAALLRAIGADIEPVLPGEYRLGDNRHSVSSITRLEALGWRPRCTLDDIFRDFLGWIREHGEVGAYFAEADRQMRAQGVVRRVAS; this comes from the coding sequence ATGCGCGCGCTCGTGACAGGCGGCGCGGGCTTCATCGGCTCGCACATCAGCGATCGCCTGCTGGCTGAGGGCTACGCCGTGCGCGTCCTCGACAACCTGCAACCGCGCGTCCATCCGTTGGGAAAGCCGCGTCATGTGTCGCGCGAGGTGGAGTTCGTTGAAGGTGACGTGCGCGATAAGCCGACCCTGCGTGCCGCGCTGCGCGGCGTCGACGTGGTCTTTCACGAGGCGGCGTATCAAGACTACATGCCGGACTTCAGCACGTTCTTTTCGACCAACGCGGTGAGCACGGCGCTGATCCTCGAGATCCTCGTCGAAGAACGCTGGCCGCTTCGTAAACTCATCGTCGCCTCGTCGCAGGCCGTCTATGGCGAAGGGCAGTATCGCTGCGCGCGCCACGGGGACTTCCAACCGCTCGGCCGCGAAGCCGAGCGATTGGCCGCGGGGCAGTGGGATGTCGTCTGTGCGCAGTGCGGACTGCCTGCGGAAGCGTTGTGGCTCGACGAGCGAGACCACAACCCGTGCAATGCGTACGCGGTGTCGAAGCTGGCCGAAGAGTTGACCGCGCTGCGGTTGGGGCAGTTGCACGACATCCCGGCGGTGGCGCTACGCTACTCGATCACGCAGGGGCCGCGACAGTCATTGTTCAACGGCTATTCGGGGATCTGTCGCATTTTTTCGGCGCGCGCATTCAACGGCCAGCCGCCGGTGATCTTCGAGGACGGCGCGCAGCGGCGCGATTATGTCCACATTGCCGATGTCGTCGACGCCAATTGGCTGGTGCTCAACGACGCGCGCGCGGACTATCAGGCGTTCAACGTCGGCAGCGGCCGCGCGACAACCGTGCGCGAGTATGCCGCCGCGTTGCTCCGGGCGATCGGCGCGGACATCGAGCCGGTGCTGCCGGGTGAGTATCGCTTGGGCGACAATCGTCACAGCGTGTCGAGCATCACGCGACTGGAAGCGTTGGGCTGGCGCCCGCGATGCACGCTGGACGACATTTTCCGCGACTTCTTGGGATGGATTCGCGAGCACGGCGAGGTGGGCGCGTACTTCGCGGAAGCTGATCGCCAGATGCGCGCACAGGGCGTGGTGCGCCGGGTGGCGTCATGA
- a CDS encoding Gfo/Idh/MocA family oxidoreductase codes for MRELGIGVIGCGYWGPNVLRSFNTVQGCRVLRAADRRAGRRRFVAEQFPDVTLSEDHQPILSDPAIDAVCVVTPVSTHHELALAALRAGKHVFIEKPLAMTAAEAEEIVALAAQRGLVVGVGHLFEYHPAVTALRTALADGLIGDLAYMDAVRINLGPPTSEVNVLWDLAPHDLSMQILLAGEAPQTVTAFAGSFTRDGLLDAAFVHLGFASGRMGHVHVSWLSPHKTRRLFVMGTRGSMLYDDTVPEKVRIFDQGFDSRAGATDDDAHALFYRPAKVEVPLLSNDEPLRLECEEFARAIRTGSAPLADGASGVRVVRVLAAAEQSLARGSVSVSLSEVGSV; via the coding sequence ATGCGCGAGCTCGGCATCGGCGTGATCGGTTGCGGCTACTGGGGGCCGAACGTGCTGCGCAGTTTCAACACGGTGCAGGGGTGTCGCGTACTCCGTGCTGCCGATCGCCGCGCCGGGCGGCGGCGTTTCGTGGCGGAGCAGTTTCCCGACGTCACGTTGTCGGAGGATCATCAGCCGATCCTGAGCGATCCCGCCATCGACGCGGTCTGTGTCGTAACCCCCGTGTCGACGCATCATGAGCTGGCGCTGGCGGCGTTGCGCGCCGGCAAGCACGTGTTCATCGAGAAGCCGTTGGCGATGACCGCGGCCGAGGCCGAGGAGATTGTCGCGCTCGCGGCGCAGAGGGGACTCGTCGTCGGCGTCGGCCACCTGTTCGAATATCACCCGGCGGTGACCGCACTGCGCACCGCTCTCGCCGACGGCCTGATCGGGGATCTCGCGTACATGGACGCGGTGCGCATCAACTTGGGCCCGCCCACGAGCGAGGTGAACGTTCTGTGGGATCTCGCGCCGCACGACCTCTCGATGCAGATCCTCTTGGCGGGTGAGGCGCCGCAAACGGTGACTGCGTTTGCCGGTAGCTTCACGCGCGATGGCTTGCTCGATGCGGCGTTCGTTCACCTCGGTTTCGCCAGTGGCCGCATGGGCCACGTGCATGTGAGCTGGCTGTCGCCGCACAAGACCCGCCGGCTGTTCGTGATGGGGACGCGGGGCTCGATGCTGTACGACGACACGGTGCCGGAGAAGGTACGCATCTTCGATCAGGGTTTCGACAGCCGCGCGGGGGCCACAGACGACGACGCGCACGCGTTGTTCTACCGGCCGGCGAAGGTCGAAGTGCCGCTGCTCAGCAACGACGAGCCGCTGCGTCTGGAGTGCGAAGAGTTCGCCCGCGCCATTCGCACCGGCAGCGCGCCGCTTGCCGACGGCGCCAGCGGCGTGCGCGTGGTGCGCGTGCTGGCTGCCGCCGAACAGTCGCTCGCGCGGGGTTCGGTCAGCGTGAGCTTGAGCGAAGTGGGGTCGGTGTGA
- a CDS encoding sugar transferase yields MSAVVIVGVGDAAHAVMRAARAANFEVVGDVLAPDSIAMDPPPGVDRVLVAATGISRDRLAQLARRCAERGVSVWLEASALPTISDLLRNESIGGLAGVVFSGARVPGSLTRGLDIVVAAMGLLLLSPALLLIALLVRMSSSGSALHRAEVVGQDGRRFTWYKFRTMRLEGEDEAQRRQRFAEFVDGDNVAGKIVDESRVTAIGRVLRRHSLDELPELFSVLVGDMTLIGPRPCLVYEYELLKRWQRARLAVRPGLTGLWQVRGRGHVLADEMAFMDICYALGRTWRTDLRVLWETVRVVVGGRGGT; encoded by the coding sequence GTGTCCGCGGTTGTGATCGTGGGAGTGGGGGACGCAGCGCACGCGGTCATGCGCGCGGCACGCGCGGCAAATTTCGAGGTAGTGGGCGACGTGCTTGCACCCGATTCGATCGCGATGGACCCGCCGCCTGGTGTCGATCGTGTGCTGGTGGCTGCCACTGGAATCTCGCGCGACCGGCTGGCGCAACTGGCGCGACGTTGCGCCGAGCGCGGCGTGTCGGTGTGGTTGGAAGCCTCCGCGCTGCCGACGATCAGTGATTTGCTGCGCAACGAATCCATTGGCGGACTCGCCGGTGTGGTGTTCTCGGGCGCGCGCGTCCCGGGCTCACTTACTCGTGGTCTCGACATCGTCGTGGCGGCCATGGGGCTGCTGCTGCTCTCGCCGGCGCTGCTGTTGATCGCGCTGCTAGTCAGAATGTCGTCGTCCGGCTCCGCGCTGCACCGGGCGGAGGTGGTCGGGCAAGACGGGCGGCGGTTCACGTGGTACAAGTTCCGCACGATGCGACTGGAGGGTGAAGACGAAGCGCAGCGGCGTCAACGCTTCGCGGAGTTTGTTGATGGAGACAACGTGGCGGGCAAGATTGTCGATGAGTCGCGCGTGACCGCGATCGGGCGTGTCTTGCGGCGACACAGTCTCGATGAGTTGCCGGAGTTGTTCTCGGTGCTGGTCGGCGACATGACGCTGATCGGGCCGCGTCCGTGCCTGGTGTACGAGTACGAATTGCTCAAGCGGTGGCAGCGCGCCCGCTTGGCGGTGCGGCCGGGCCTGACCGGCTTGTGGCAGGTGCGCGGCCGCGGGCACGTGCTGGCCGACGAGATGGCCTTCATGGATATCTGTTACGCGCTCGGACGGACGTGGCGCACCGATCTGCGCGTGCTGTGGGAAACAGTGCGCGTGGTGGTCGGCGGCCGTGGGGGCACGTGA
- a CDS encoding DegT/DnrJ/EryC1/StrS family aminotransferase, whose translation MTHVPITDLHAQYEELRTEIDAAIAGVLRSSRFIGGEEVAGFEEEFADYCGARFAVGVGNGTDALRLALQACRIGRGDAVLTVPFTFVASVEAIIQVGAQPVFVDIADADFTLDVVAAERFVREQTEARGGRRVVKGSGATLRAIMPVHLYGLPANIQGLMRLAGQHGLRIIEDAAQAVGARCIVAGASRRVGRLGDVAGFSLFPSKNLGAMGDAGIVTTNDAAVAEQIRLLADHGQTEKYTHVLPDGGNSRLDALQAAVLRVKLRRLDEWNVARRRWAQRYDERLAGLRVQLPRHAEGRESVYHQYVVRVPDREHFRDALASRGIATGVHYPVPVHRQPGFAYLELLEGTFPVAERCAREVVSLPLWAHMTEAHSDAVIAAVRDACGG comes from the coding sequence ATGACGCACGTCCCCATCACCGACTTGCACGCGCAGTACGAAGAATTGCGCACTGAGATCGACGCCGCGATCGCCGGCGTACTGCGCTCTTCGCGATTCATCGGCGGCGAGGAGGTTGCGGGCTTCGAGGAAGAATTCGCGGACTACTGCGGAGCGCGCTTCGCGGTCGGCGTCGGCAACGGCACTGATGCGTTACGCTTGGCGCTGCAAGCCTGCCGCATCGGCCGCGGCGATGCGGTGCTCACGGTACCGTTCACGTTCGTCGCGAGCGTCGAGGCGATCATCCAAGTCGGTGCGCAGCCGGTATTCGTCGACATCGCCGACGCCGACTTCACGCTCGATGTCGTTGCCGCCGAGCGCTTCGTACGCGAGCAGACCGAAGCGCGCGGGGGCCGGCGCGTGGTCAAGGGCAGCGGTGCGACGTTGCGCGCCATCATGCCGGTCCATTTGTATGGCTTGCCGGCGAACATCCAGGGGCTGATGCGCTTGGCCGGGCAGCACGGGCTGCGGATCATCGAAGACGCCGCGCAAGCGGTCGGCGCGCGCTGCATAGTGGCGGGCGCGTCGCGTCGTGTCGGTCGGCTCGGCGACGTTGCCGGCTTCAGTTTGTTCCCGTCAAAGAATCTCGGTGCGATGGGCGACGCCGGCATAGTGACGACCAACGATGCCGCCGTCGCCGAACAAATCCGCTTGCTCGCCGATCACGGGCAGACGGAGAAGTACACCCACGTGCTGCCCGACGGCGGCAACTCGCGGCTCGACGCGCTGCAAGCGGCAGTGTTGCGCGTCAAGTTGCGCCGACTCGATGAGTGGAACGTGGCGCGTCGGCGTTGGGCGCAGCGCTATGACGAGCGGCTGGCCGGCTTGCGCGTCCAGTTGCCTCGCCACGCCGAGGGTCGCGAGTCGGTCTATCATCAATACGTCGTGCGCGTGCCGGATCGCGAACACTTCCGCGATGCGCTCGCGTCACGTGGGATTGCGACAGGCGTGCACTATCCGGTCCCGGTGCACCGTCAGCCCGGGTTCGCATACCTGGAGTTACTCGAGGGCACGTTCCCGGTGGCCGAGCGCTGCGCGCGCGAAGTCGTGTCGCTGCCGCTGTGGGCGCACATGACCGAAGCGCACAGTGATGCGGTGATCGCCGCCGTGCGGGATGCCTGCGGAGGTTGA
- a CDS encoding N-acetyltransferase, with amino-acid sequence MAQRVATRRNPTGPRRVGLVAARSAAPYVHPRALVESSTIGAGTRVWAFAHVQAGVRIGADCNIGEQCFVETGVTIGDGVVIKNGVSIWAGVTIESAAFIGPNVAFTNDTRPRSRVYHHEPSRTVVREGASIGANATLLSGLEVGRYALVGAGAVVTKSVPAFTLVIGNPARSRGSVCRCAAPLRFVRQRALCECGRQYRKIRGGIEEARR; translated from the coding sequence ATGGCGCAACGAGTTGCGACCCGGCGTAATCCGACTGGACCGCGGCGAGTTGGGCTGGTAGCCGCGCGCTCCGCGGCGCCGTATGTGCATCCGCGCGCGCTGGTGGAGTCGAGCACGATCGGCGCGGGCACACGAGTGTGGGCTTTCGCCCACGTCCAGGCCGGCGTGCGGATCGGCGCCGATTGCAACATTGGCGAACAGTGCTTTGTCGAAACGGGGGTGACGATCGGTGACGGCGTCGTGATCAAGAATGGCGTGTCGATCTGGGCCGGGGTCACGATCGAATCCGCAGCCTTCATCGGTCCCAACGTGGCGTTTACCAATGACACGCGACCGCGCAGCCGCGTGTACCACCATGAGCCGAGCCGCACGGTGGTGCGCGAGGGCGCCAGCATCGGCGCGAATGCCACGTTGCTGAGCGGACTCGAAGTCGGGCGCTACGCGCTGGTGGGTGCCGGCGCCGTGGTCACCAAGTCGGTGCCGGCCTTCACGTTGGTGATCGGCAACCCTGCACGCAGCCGTGGCTCGGTCTGTCGTTGCGCCGCACCGTTGCGGTTTGTGCGCCAGCGCGCCCTGTGTGAGTGTGGCCGGCAGTATCGGAAGATTCGCGGTGGGATTGAAGAGGCCCGGCGATGA
- a CDS encoding DUF354 domain-containing protein produces the protein MRVWIDIENAPQAWFFRPLLPALRARGAETLITVRDYGEAVALLEAASERFTVVGGVAGGSRLARTAAVATRALALARFARGRGVDVAVSHGVRPHLAAAALLRIPCLTGYDYEHASKLLVHRLACEVLVPRVLLEQYLRPVGADLTKVTPYDGFKEELYLTDFSPDNAIYAALTLDPTRPIVTIRPPSFHAHYASDEGNALFFDVLVTLRRNPETQLVITARDATQRAQIASVCGGDPSVRTPERPVDGLNLIWHSDLVISGGGTMAREAALLGVPAISIFRGTPGVLDAHLESLGRLRRIRAASELNSTPIVAARAQRTLPPRRSDLVEVVVARILSHA, from the coding sequence CTGCGAGTCTGGATCGACATCGAGAACGCGCCACAGGCGTGGTTCTTTCGGCCGCTGCTGCCAGCCTTGCGGGCGCGTGGCGCCGAAACGCTGATCACGGTTCGTGACTATGGCGAGGCGGTGGCGCTGCTGGAGGCGGCGAGTGAACGGTTCACGGTCGTGGGCGGCGTTGCCGGCGGCTCGCGGTTGGCGCGCACGGCGGCGGTGGCGACGCGGGCACTGGCCCTTGCGCGCTTCGCGCGCGGCCGCGGGGTCGACGTCGCGGTCAGCCATGGCGTCCGCCCGCATCTGGCGGCGGCGGCGCTGCTGCGCATTCCGTGTCTCACCGGCTACGACTACGAACACGCGTCGAAGTTGCTGGTGCATCGGCTCGCCTGCGAAGTGTTGGTGCCGCGCGTGTTGTTGGAACAGTACCTCCGTCCAGTCGGCGCGGATCTCACCAAGGTCACGCCGTACGATGGCTTCAAGGAGGAGCTGTACCTCACCGACTTCAGTCCTGACAACGCGATCTACGCGGCGCTGACCCTCGATCCGACGCGTCCGATCGTGACGATCCGTCCGCCGTCGTTTCATGCGCACTACGCCAGCGATGAAGGCAATGCGTTGTTCTTCGATGTGTTGGTGACACTGCGCCGCAATCCGGAGACGCAACTCGTGATCACCGCCCGCGATGCGACGCAGCGCGCCCAGATCGCGTCGGTGTGTGGCGGAGATCCGAGCGTGCGCACTCCCGAGCGGCCAGTGGACGGGCTCAATCTGATCTGGCACTCCGATCTGGTGATTTCCGGTGGCGGCACAATGGCGCGCGAAGCCGCGTTGCTCGGCGTCCCGGCGATCAGCATCTTTCGAGGAACGCCAGGTGTGCTCGATGCGCATCTCGAATCGCTCGGGCGGCTGCGGCGTATTCGCGCCGCGAGCGAATTGAACTCGACGCCGATCGTCGCGGCGCGAGCGCAACGTACACTGCCACCACGACGGAGCGACTTGGTCGAGGTCGTTGTCGCGCGGATTCTGAGCCATGCCTGA
- a CDS encoding acyltransferase — MSVFVKRLCKWMARWLPGFRLRIALLRACGHRIGRDVYIGEELLVIEELSDFSEKLVIGDRVAIAPRVTLVTSSDANFSRLMERLKPIRGRIEIKDDAWIGTGVIILPNVTIGRAAIVGAGAVVTKDVPDEAVVAGVPAKPLV; from the coding sequence ATGAGCGTCTTCGTTAAACGACTCTGCAAGTGGATGGCGCGCTGGTTGCCTGGCTTCCGGCTGCGCATCGCATTGCTGCGCGCGTGCGGTCATCGCATCGGCCGTGACGTCTACATCGGCGAGGAATTGTTGGTCATCGAAGAACTCTCCGACTTCTCGGAGAAGCTCGTCATCGGCGATCGCGTGGCCATCGCACCACGCGTCACGCTGGTCACCTCGTCCGACGCCAACTTCTCGCGCCTGATGGAGCGCCTCAAGCCGATTCGCGGCCGCATCGAGATCAAAGACGACGCGTGGATCGGCACCGGCGTGATCATCCTGCCCAACGTGACGATCGGTCGCGCCGCGATTGTGGGCGCAGGTGCGGTGGTGACGAAGGACGTCCCGGATGAAGCGGTGGTGGCCGGCGTGCCGGCGAAACCGTTGGTGTAG